In one Acidimicrobium ferrooxidans DSM 10331 genomic region, the following are encoded:
- a CDS encoding IS3 family transposase: MEAEYARFEIKRMARLLEVSRAGYYRWRRTQVAPSRRACARRDLENRVVAVHQASSGTYGARRITAALLAAGVVTSHNTVAAAMARRGIAGISPRRFRPATTHADPKAIYPPDLVARKFDPGRLHALWTSDITYLALAGAMAYLCVVRDEHSRRVLGWSVAERMETTLVLEALGQAVAVRGSHAQGVIWHTDRGSQFSDHRVVAFCARHGITRSMGRTGTCYDHASAESFWSIFKHEFFYRHAFGDLAELRRGIQSYIQFYNHQRSCSKIGYLAPVVFEHLVAEEARVK; the protein is encoded by the coding sequence ATGGAGGCGGAGTACGCTCGCTTCGAGATCAAACGGATGGCACGCTTACTCGAGGTCTCCCGGGCTGGCTACTACCGATGGCGACGCACCCAGGTAGCACCGTCGCGTCGGGCATGTGCAAGACGCGACCTCGAGAACCGAGTGGTCGCGGTCCACCAGGCATCCTCTGGCACCTACGGCGCACGACGGATCACGGCGGCACTCCTCGCCGCTGGCGTGGTGACGAGCCACAACACGGTGGCAGCAGCGATGGCCAGGCGCGGCATCGCCGGTATCAGCCCCAGGAGGTTCCGCCCAGCGACCACCCACGCCGATCCGAAGGCGATCTACCCACCAGACCTCGTTGCCAGGAAGTTCGACCCGGGGCGCCTGCACGCCCTCTGGACCTCGGACATCACCTACCTCGCTCTCGCCGGCGCGATGGCATACCTGTGTGTGGTGCGCGACGAGCACTCGCGGCGGGTGCTCGGATGGAGCGTCGCGGAGCGCATGGAGACCACGCTCGTGCTCGAGGCCCTCGGCCAGGCCGTCGCGGTGCGTGGGTCCCACGCGCAGGGGGTCATCTGGCACACCGACCGAGGGAGTCAGTTCAGCGACCATCGAGTTGTGGCCTTCTGTGCCCGACACGGGATCACGCGCTCCATGGGGCGAACCGGCACCTGCTACGACCACGCGAGCGCGGAGTCCTTCTGGTCGATCTTCAAACACGAGTTCTTCTACCGCCACGCCTTTGGCGACCTCGCCGAGCTGCGCCGCGGCATACAGAGCTACATCCAGTTCTACAACCACCAGCGCAGCTGCTCGAAGATCGGCTACCTTGCCCCAGTCGTCTTCGAGCACCTCGTCGCGGAGGAGGCTCGCGTGAAGTAA
- a CDS encoding YncE family protein produces the protein MSGVRTPRGFLRPAAGLVVLAGVLAACGSTASSSSAPASGSSTAHRGSIPVAIVPVSAGALSLGPLQANGEFSVLAGTPSSKGVFTYQLSTRREVASFSVSNQATAITQLPNGVIAVGLGTGSVGAVDLESSSGQQLASIPVAAPVRGLALGTDGSTIYVLEGTGSTRAVAVLDTATRSAATTLPVNADTVAIASSPTQQELYGLESTGALDVYSTATGQRIGTFPVGHSGVAVTPSPDGTALFVLKGVGGVRNVAVVNLSTEGDVRAIGAPAGGIAIAPTLTGADVLVLAVGPASANVQELPTS, from the coding sequence ATGAGTGGTGTGAGAACCCCTCGGGGGTTCCTGCGCCCCGCGGCAGGTCTGGTTGTCCTCGCGGGCGTCCTCGCGGCCTGTGGGTCCACCGCGTCGTCGTCCTCTGCCCCAGCGAGTGGTTCGTCGACGGCACATCGCGGGTCGATCCCGGTCGCGATCGTGCCGGTGAGCGCGGGAGCGCTCTCGCTGGGGCCACTGCAGGCGAATGGCGAGTTCTCCGTCCTGGCAGGGACGCCGTCATCGAAGGGCGTCTTCACCTACCAGCTCAGCACTCGGCGCGAGGTGGCCAGTTTCTCGGTGTCGAATCAGGCAACCGCGATCACCCAGTTGCCAAACGGCGTCATCGCGGTCGGGCTTGGTACGGGGTCTGTGGGCGCCGTCGATCTCGAGAGCAGCAGTGGCCAACAACTCGCCTCGATCCCCGTCGCTGCTCCGGTGCGGGGCCTCGCCCTCGGAACGGACGGGTCCACGATCTACGTGTTGGAGGGCACCGGATCGACACGGGCGGTTGCCGTCCTCGACACCGCGACGAGGAGCGCAGCGACGACCCTGCCCGTCAATGCTGACACCGTGGCGATCGCATCGTCGCCGACCCAGCAGGAGCTCTACGGTTTGGAGAGTACTGGTGCACTGGACGTGTACTCGACGGCGACAGGCCAACGGATCGGTACCTTCCCCGTAGGTCACTCGGGCGTCGCCGTCACGCCGTCTCCCGACGGGACTGCCCTGTTCGTGTTGAAGGGCGTCGGCGGGGTGCGCAACGTCGCGGTGGTGAATCTCTCGACGGAGGGGGACGTGCGAGCCATCGGCGCGCCGGCTGGCGGCATCGCGATCGCCCCCACCCTGACCGGTGCCGATGTCCTGGTGCTCGCGGTGGGGCCGGCGTCCGCGAACGTTCAGGAGTTGCCCACGTCGTGA
- a CDS encoding integral membrane protein: MRTSPLQATADDPTSPRHGVRVEAATGTSTMAWLLAGAVLILWGLRFGVGVAESAGFSLADVVMIGAGVAIIAGSPAIATRPRLHWAVLALVVAAFLAWATQQVLIAPAYATDELAFDQYAAHLVLQGVDPYRVSMAAAFARYQVSPNAFTLRFSGQPVTALSYPALAFLAYVPLLVAGIHAQAGTIVDALAWAVTIVVTFAAVPRSWRPLVLALLSLSAGVAYAVGGVTDALFLPFLVASAALLGRFVRGDSWGWLAPVALGLAMAVKQTPWLVAPALAVVVVRWARSSRSTSWALGRLAWFVGLATLAFLVPNVPFILQDPGAWLRGVLTPLDASVVPAGQGLVALSTAFGIGAGGFVWLSLASVVLLAGGTALVWLGWPRCAWCAWLVPVVALFFATRSFGSYYVNLVPPALVALARWPRGAAPLPRVWYRWALVTGGVTVVCALAWVRSASPLSIEITGVHTSGQLATVARVTLRVTNRSDATLAPAYVSYLAGSYSLPWQLEAGPRVVAPHASVDVTVGAPNFPAQPSVAGGFQMVALAGHAIAPSALYEPGLLHVALVPDAVNIPVALGQQVVLHAELLDRFDQPVREAGVPIFLGQIIYAQRGLLYSSASINGAAPGATPVEELTGPNGVATFVIVDRAAEPDPVSFEANLVSTSGYYPYGYSQIVPIRFERS; this comes from the coding sequence GTGAGGACCTCTCCGCTCCAGGCGACGGCCGACGATCCGACGTCGCCACGACACGGTGTCCGAGTGGAGGCTGCGACGGGCACCTCGACGATGGCCTGGTTGTTGGCGGGAGCGGTGCTGATCCTGTGGGGCCTTCGTTTCGGGGTTGGGGTCGCCGAGTCGGCTGGGTTCTCGCTCGCCGATGTGGTCATGATCGGGGCGGGGGTCGCCATCATTGCCGGCTCGCCAGCCATCGCGACGCGCCCTCGCCTGCACTGGGCTGTGCTCGCGCTCGTGGTTGCGGCGTTTCTGGCATGGGCGACACAGCAAGTCCTGATCGCGCCCGCCTACGCGACGGACGAGCTCGCGTTCGACCAGTACGCCGCCCACCTCGTACTCCAGGGGGTCGATCCCTACCGAGTCTCGATGGCGGCGGCATTTGCGCGCTACCAGGTCTCGCCGAATGCGTTTACCCTGCGCTTCAGCGGACAGCCGGTGACGGCCCTCTCGTACCCCGCACTTGCATTCCTCGCTTACGTGCCGCTCCTGGTCGCCGGCATCCACGCCCAAGCCGGCACGATCGTCGACGCCCTTGCGTGGGCGGTGACGATCGTCGTCACGTTCGCTGCGGTGCCTCGGAGCTGGCGACCGTTGGTGCTCGCATTGCTCAGCCTTTCTGCGGGCGTCGCGTATGCCGTCGGCGGAGTCACGGACGCTCTCTTCCTGCCGTTCCTTGTCGCGAGTGCAGCGTTGCTGGGACGCTTCGTCCGCGGCGATTCGTGGGGCTGGCTCGCACCCGTCGCGCTCGGTCTGGCGATGGCGGTCAAGCAGACGCCGTGGCTCGTGGCGCCGGCACTCGCGGTGGTGGTCGTGCGGTGGGCGCGCAGCAGTCGGTCGACGTCGTGGGCGCTGGGTCGCCTCGCGTGGTTCGTCGGCTTGGCGACTCTCGCCTTTCTCGTGCCGAACGTGCCGTTCATCCTCCAGGATCCTGGTGCCTGGCTCCGTGGGGTGCTCACCCCGCTCGATGCGTCGGTCGTACCTGCGGGCCAAGGGCTCGTCGCGCTCTCGACAGCCTTTGGTATCGGGGCCGGGGGCTTCGTCTGGCTCTCGCTTGCATCCGTGGTGCTTCTCGCGGGCGGCACGGCACTCGTGTGGCTGGGATGGCCGCGTTGTGCGTGGTGTGCCTGGCTCGTGCCGGTGGTCGCGCTCTTCTTCGCGACGCGGTCGTTCGGCTCCTACTACGTCAACCTCGTGCCGCCCGCGCTCGTGGCGCTTGCACGTTGGCCGCGCGGAGCCGCGCCCCTGCCACGTGTGTGGTATCGCTGGGCACTCGTGACGGGTGGGGTCACGGTCGTGTGCGCTTTGGCCTGGGTGCGAAGCGCATCGCCGCTCTCCATCGAGATCACCGGTGTCCACACCTCTGGCCAGCTCGCGACCGTCGCGCGCGTCACGCTGCGCGTCACGAACCGCTCGGATGCGACGCTCGCGCCCGCCTACGTCTCCTACCTTGCGGGCTCGTACTCGCTCCCATGGCAGCTCGAGGCAGGCCCTCGGGTGGTGGCGCCGCACGCGAGTGTCGACGTGACGGTGGGTGCGCCGAACTTCCCGGCCCAACCCTCGGTGGCCGGTGGGTTCCAGATGGTGGCACTCGCGGGCCATGCCATCGCCCCGAGCGCACTGTACGAGCCCGGGCTCCTTCACGTGGCGCTGGTACCGGACGCGGTGAACATCCCCGTCGCGCTGGGTCAGCAGGTGGTGCTCCACGCGGAGCTGCTCGATCGCTTCGATCAGCCAGTGCGCGAGGCGGGTGTGCCGATCTTCCTCGGTCAGATCATCTATGCGCAGCGTGGCCTGCTCTACTCGAGCGCTTCGATCAACGGTGCCGCTCCGGGCGCAACTCCGGTCGAAGAGCTCACTGGTCCGAATGGGGTCGCGACGTTCGTCATCGTCGACCGAGCTGCAGAGCCCGATCCGGTGAGCTTTGAGGCAAACCTGGTCTCGACGAGCGGGTACTACCCCTATGGCTACTCGCAGATCGTCCCGATCCGGTTCGAGAGGAGCTGA
- a CDS encoding class D sortase — MLAGLGLIGSIVAFYVRSSLVGGGLIQQAQKARTVAAWPRSLLAIVRIPSIGLVAPVEQGTGQSVLAVAVGHLTTSALPGKPGTSVLAAHNVSWFSGLGGLGSGSLIEVDTPYGQQVYRVAWHRVVHVGAPVANTAAPTLVLEACWPLNALYLTPERYLVGATLVATTKIAVTPVTPSSDSYQPLGLAPTLAHENLSLAANDLPMGVLATVGSPAAAWTSSQRPYNFAGAEVTWTIALLHALEAHDLVLVESVTHEPASVVAPLLSWDGGFASLDDLTEVVDGVTASAGSSRVSLQTDHGPLVVTLRFRVIGHGVEVAGAAVGTSQGS, encoded by the coding sequence ATGCTCGCTGGTCTCGGCCTCATCGGCTCGATCGTCGCCTTCTACGTGCGCTCCTCCCTTGTGGGTGGCGGACTCATCCAGCAAGCGCAGAAGGCCCGGACGGTCGCGGCGTGGCCGCGATCGCTGCTCGCGATCGTGCGTATCCCCTCGATCGGGCTCGTCGCGCCGGTGGAGCAGGGCACCGGCCAGTCGGTGCTCGCTGTGGCGGTGGGTCATCTCACGACGAGCGCGCTCCCTGGGAAACCAGGCACGTCGGTGCTCGCGGCGCACAACGTCAGCTGGTTCTCGGGCCTCGGTGGTCTCGGCTCGGGATCTCTCATTGAGGTCGATACACCGTACGGGCAGCAGGTCTATCGTGTGGCCTGGCATCGCGTCGTGCACGTCGGTGCGCCCGTGGCCAACACCGCCGCACCGACTCTGGTGCTCGAAGCGTGCTGGCCGCTCAATGCGCTCTACTTGACGCCCGAGCGCTACCTCGTTGGTGCCACCTTGGTGGCGACGACGAAGATCGCGGTCACGCCGGTCACGCCGTCGTCGGACAGCTACCAGCCGCTCGGGCTTGCGCCGACGCTCGCGCACGAGAACCTCTCGCTCGCGGCCAACGACCTACCGATGGGGGTGCTCGCCACCGTTGGCTCGCCTGCTGCAGCATGGACGAGTTCACAGCGACCCTACAACTTCGCTGGAGCGGAAGTGACGTGGACCATTGCGTTGTTGCATGCGCTCGAAGCTCACGACCTCGTGCTCGTCGAATCGGTGACCCACGAGCCAGCAAGCGTGGTCGCACCATTGCTCAGCTGGGACGGAGGCTTCGCGAGCCTCGACGACCTCACCGAGGTCGTCGATGGTGTCACGGCGTCGGCTGGCTCCTCGCGAGTGTCGCTCCAGACCGATCACGGGCCGCTCGTCGTTACCTTGCGTTTTCGGGTCATCGGGCATGGGGTCGAGGTAGCTGGCGCTGCGGTCGGGACGTCGCAGGGCTCGTAG
- a CDS encoding NUDIX hydrolase, with protein sequence MGEVASGGLWDLHRFRQRIDEPERRLRLVWPSRAVDFGSLDEASVRRALAPAPASRGGVSAAVLIPIAFDGPSGPEVLVTRRARSLRHHAGEIAFPGGRARAGETLVETARREAEEEVGLEASAARVLGSVGVGYTRSSAYAFEALVAAVPRETMLTLQPDEVEMAAWVPLATLFGPERAASELWYDDRAGWLRVWLFDLGDDLLWGASARVVAALAQCLGAT encoded by the coding sequence ATGGGTGAGGTGGCGTCGGGCGGGCTGTGGGATCTGCACCGGTTTCGCCAGCGCATCGATGAGCCGGAGCGCCGACTTCGCCTTGTGTGGCCGTCTCGTGCGGTGGACTTCGGAAGCCTCGACGAGGCGAGCGTACGACGAGCCCTTGCGCCGGCCCCGGCGAGCCGCGGCGGCGTCAGTGCAGCGGTCTTGATTCCGATCGCCTTCGACGGCCCCTCCGGCCCGGAGGTTCTCGTGACGCGGCGTGCGCGTTCGTTGCGTCACCACGCTGGTGAGATCGCGTTCCCGGGAGGACGGGCACGCGCGGGAGAGACGCTCGTCGAGACTGCACGCAGAGAGGCCGAGGAGGAGGTGGGCCTCGAGGCGAGTGCTGCTCGCGTGCTGGGGTCGGTCGGGGTTGGCTACACCCGCTCGAGTGCTTACGCGTTCGAGGCTCTGGTCGCGGCGGTGCCGCGTGAGACGATGCTCACGCTCCAACCCGATGAAGTGGAGATGGCGGCGTGGGTCCCACTGGCGACACTGTTCGGGCCGGAGCGAGCTGCGAGCGAACTGTGGTACGACGACCGAGCGGGTTGGCTCCGAGTCTGGCTCTTCGACCTCGGTGATGACCTCCTGTGGGGAGCGAGCGCTCGCGTCGTCGCGGCGCTGGCTCAGTGTCTCGGCGCGACGTAG
- a CDS encoding thioesterase family protein, with protein sequence MSDESFFRRIDDDLIEPTNHAVGPWDPNATHGGPPAALAVHELRRIVPEASWRLSSLDVDLIGPVPIAPLRIERELTRDGRRVRLARMRARVGDRVAFEARGWFFATERGRAPTHVPTPKLPAPEAGHRDPIMDSFPYGAAIDWRFVDGSFAQPGPATVWATPRIHLVAGEPMTPLEAAALIADVANGISTHLAFDEWLFIPPSLHIDFVREPATTRVAVSARSFIDADGVGLTRATLLDDDGVIGAVLQALYVAPRH encoded by the coding sequence GTGAGCGACGAGAGCTTCTTTCGCAGGATCGACGACGACCTCATCGAACCGACCAACCACGCCGTCGGACCGTGGGACCCGAACGCCACCCACGGCGGACCCCCGGCTGCCCTCGCGGTCCACGAACTGCGGCGCATCGTTCCAGAGGCCAGCTGGCGGCTCTCCTCACTCGACGTGGATCTGATCGGCCCCGTACCGATCGCCCCACTGCGCATCGAACGCGAACTCACTCGCGACGGACGACGCGTCCGCCTCGCACGCATGCGTGCGCGCGTCGGCGACCGCGTGGCGTTCGAAGCACGAGGCTGGTTCTTCGCCACCGAGCGGGGCCGAGCGCCAACGCACGTACCAACACCCAAGCTGCCGGCTCCCGAGGCCGGCCATCGCGATCCGATCATGGACAGTTTCCCGTACGGTGCCGCGATCGACTGGCGCTTCGTCGACGGCTCCTTCGCCCAACCAGGTCCCGCGACCGTCTGGGCCACGCCGCGCATCCACCTCGTCGCAGGCGAGCCGATGACACCGCTCGAGGCCGCCGCGCTCATTGCTGACGTTGCGAACGGGATCTCGACCCACCTCGCCTTCGACGAGTGGCTCTTCATCCCGCCGAGCCTCCACATCGACTTCGTTCGCGAGCCCGCGACGACGCGCGTCGCCGTTTCGGCACGGAGCTTCATCGACGCCGATGGTGTTGGCCTCACGCGCGCGACGTTGCTCGATGACGACGGTGTGATCGGCGCGGTGCTCCAGGCGCTCTACGTCGCGCCGAGACACTGA
- the crcB gene encoding fluoride efflux transporter CrcB, which translates to MTWVLVAIAGAAGAIVRWAVDRVLMGRVLPQATFPWGTLTINLSGSLALGLVTGLALGGLLPANLATVIDGGFIGAYTTFSTLAVESLALARRRQLTRSLANMLGTVVAGSLLAWIGLWVAEHPH; encoded by the coding sequence GTGACCTGGGTTCTCGTCGCCATCGCCGGCGCCGCGGGCGCGATCGTCCGCTGGGCCGTCGACCGAGTACTGATGGGTCGGGTGCTGCCCCAAGCGACCTTCCCATGGGGAACGCTCACGATCAACCTGTCGGGCTCACTCGCACTCGGTCTCGTCACCGGTCTCGCGCTCGGCGGCCTCCTCCCAGCCAACCTCGCGACGGTGATCGACGGGGGATTCATCGGCGCCTACACGACCTTCTCGACGCTCGCGGTCGAGTCGCTGGCCCTGGCCAGACGCCGCCAGCTCACGCGTTCACTCGCCAACATGCTCGGCACGGTGGTCGCGGGCTCCCTACTCGCCTGGATCGGCCTCTGGGTGGCTGAGCACCCTCACTAG
- a CDS encoding DUF190 domain-containing protein → MTSDEARCVIVFVNEGDRIGHEAVVDHVMRRALDLGLAGATAFRAVESFGEHLRLRRSTLLSLDDDEGIAIVIADQADRIEALLERLDGDGVRALAIEFPSTLRRLGIAHRS, encoded by the coding sequence ATGACGTCCGACGAGGCGCGCTGTGTCATCGTGTTCGTGAACGAGGGCGATCGGATCGGCCACGAGGCCGTCGTCGACCACGTCATGCGCCGAGCCCTCGATCTCGGCCTCGCGGGTGCAACCGCCTTTCGGGCCGTCGAGAGCTTCGGCGAGCACCTGCGGCTCCGACGCTCCACGCTGCTGTCCCTCGACGACGACGAAGGCATCGCGATCGTCATCGCCGACCAGGCCGATCGCATCGAGGCACTGCTTGAGCGGCTCGACGGCGACGGCGTGCGGGCGCTCGCGATCGAGTTCCCGAGCACGTTGCGGCGCCTTGGGATCGCCCATCGCTCGTGA
- a CDS encoding fluoride efflux transporter FluC, which yields MTGDHARRARRAALVGIGGAVGALTRVWLEQVLDTTPSFPLGILAANVLGAFVIGGVLALAERLAPTSGRRLRLLVATGLCGGLTTLSSLALAIAQTADRGAWGSAVLYGALTIAAGLLAVVAGRAATTALLDARSQRRRAPGIEGGCL from the coding sequence ATGACCGGCGACCATGCGCGACGAGCGCGGCGCGCGGCGCTCGTGGGGATCGGAGGCGCCGTGGGTGCGCTCACGCGGGTCTGGCTCGAGCAGGTCCTCGACACCACCCCGTCGTTTCCACTCGGGATCCTCGCCGCAAACGTCCTCGGCGCCTTCGTGATCGGCGGGGTCCTCGCGCTCGCGGAGCGCCTCGCGCCGACCTCTGGACGGCGTCTTCGGCTGCTCGTGGCGACGGGCCTGTGCGGCGGTTTGACCACGCTGTCGTCGCTCGCGCTCGCCATCGCCCAGACCGCCGATCGCGGTGCGTGGGGGTCCGCCGTGCTCTATGGTGCACTCACGATCGCAGCTGGCCTCCTCGCGGTCGTCGCAGGCCGCGCAGCGACGACCGCGCTGCTCGACGCCCGCTCACAGCGCCGTCGAGCCCCTGGGATAGAGGGAGGTTGTCTATGA
- a CDS encoding GuaB3 family IMP dehydrogenase-related protein encodes MAEIEIGLGKSGRRAYGFDDIAIVPSRRTRDPEDVDISWEIDAFRFELPMMASAMDGVVSPATAIEIGRLGGLAVLNLEGLWTRYEDPDAVYAEIAQLPSDKATARMQEIYAEPIKPSLITERIREIKAAGVVAAASVTPQRTEEFIGAILKGELDILVIQGTVVSAEHVSKTQEPLNLKRFIRELEIPVIVGGTASYQATLHLMRTGAVGVLVGVGPGHACTTRAVLGLGVPQATAIADAAAARMRHLDETGVYVHVIADGGMSKGGDIAKAIAVGADAVMIGSPLAAAYEAPGRGFHWGMATFHPTLPRGTRVRTEQRGSLQEILVGPARENDGRLNLFGALRTSMATCGYESIKEFQKAEVMVAPALQTEGKSLQREQHVGQGR; translated from the coding sequence GTGGCGGAGATCGAGATCGGACTCGGGAAGTCGGGCCGACGGGCCTATGGGTTCGACGACATCGCGATCGTGCCTTCGAGGCGAACCCGCGACCCTGAGGACGTCGACATCTCCTGGGAGATCGACGCGTTCCGCTTCGAGCTCCCCATGATGGCCTCGGCGATGGATGGCGTCGTCTCGCCCGCCACCGCGATCGAGATCGGCCGCCTCGGCGGTCTCGCGGTGCTCAACCTCGAGGGGCTCTGGACGCGCTACGAGGATCCGGATGCGGTCTATGCCGAGATCGCTCAGCTCCCCTCCGACAAGGCGACCGCGCGGATGCAGGAGATCTACGCCGAGCCGATCAAGCCGTCGCTCATCACCGAGCGCATCCGCGAGATCAAGGCTGCGGGGGTCGTCGCGGCGGCGTCGGTGACGCCGCAACGCACCGAGGAGTTCATCGGTGCGATCTTGAAGGGCGAACTCGACATCCTCGTCATCCAGGGGACGGTGGTCTCGGCCGAGCACGTGTCGAAGACCCAGGAGCCGCTGAACCTCAAGCGTTTCATCCGAGAGCTCGAGATCCCGGTCATCGTGGGAGGCACCGCGTCCTACCAGGCGACCTTGCACCTCATGCGGACGGGTGCGGTCGGGGTGTTGGTCGGGGTGGGTCCCGGGCATGCGTGCACCACGCGTGCGGTCCTTGGGCTCGGGGTGCCGCAGGCGACGGCGATCGCCGATGCCGCGGCGGCGAGGATGCGCCACCTGGACGAGACGGGCGTCTACGTGCACGTGATCGCGGACGGTGGGATGTCCAAGGGCGGTGACATCGCCAAGGCCATCGCGGTCGGCGCGGATGCGGTGATGATCGGCTCTCCGCTCGCAGCGGCCTACGAGGCACCGGGTCGCGGGTTCCACTGGGGCATGGCGACCTTCCACCCGACGCTCCCTCGAGGCACCCGGGTGCGTACCGAGCAGCGCGGTTCGCTCCAGGAGATCCTGGTCGGACCGGCCCGGGAGAACGATGGTCGCCTGAATCTCTTCGGGGCCCTGCGTACCTCCATGGCCACCTGCGGCTACGAGTCCATCAAGGAGTTCCAGAAGGCCGAGGTGATGGTCGCGCCAGCGCTCCAGACCGAGGGTAAGTCCCTCCAGCGCGAGCAGCACGTCGGCCAGGGGCGCTAG
- the guaA gene encoding glutamine-hydrolyzing GMP synthase — protein sequence MRHADEQVVLVVDFGAQYAQLIARRVRELHVYSEVVPARDALAFVRSRRPAAVILSGGPASVYAPGAPGLAPEVLEANVPILGICYGAQLMAQQLGGVVEHGGSGEYGRTVIERTDERAHLLPPLRGEAPETVWMSHADAIVAPPEGARVVASSAGAPVAAFEDPARRRFGVQWHPEVSHTPGGMELLGRFLFDVVGLEPRWTSFSIIEQAIAEVRSTVGDGRAICALSGGVDSTVAAALTAEAIGDRLTCVFVDTGLLRSGEAEQVEHLFRSQFDIELIVVDAADRFFDALAGVTDPEAKRKIIGELFIRIFEETAASKTNATHLVQGTLYPDIVESGSDGSATIKSHHNVGGLPDDVAFTIVEPLRRLFKDEVRRIGVELGIPESFVWRQPFPGPGIAVRVLGEVTAERVETVRRADRIVQDELDEAGLSRSLWQAFAVLAPGLRSVGVSGDARTYDAPVIVRAVESEDAMTADWARLPWEVLDRISRRIVNEVPGVNRVVYDVTSKPPGTIEWE from the coding sequence GTGCGCCACGCCGACGAGCAGGTCGTCCTTGTCGTCGACTTCGGCGCGCAGTACGCGCAGCTGATCGCACGGCGGGTGCGCGAACTCCACGTGTACTCGGAGGTCGTCCCGGCTCGGGACGCACTGGCGTTCGTCCGCTCGCGGCGGCCGGCGGCGGTGATCCTCTCGGGTGGTCCGGCGTCCGTATACGCCCCCGGTGCGCCGGGGCTCGCGCCCGAGGTGCTCGAGGCGAACGTGCCCATCCTCGGGATCTGCTACGGCGCTCAGCTGATGGCCCAGCAGCTTGGCGGCGTCGTCGAGCACGGAGGTTCGGGTGAGTACGGCAGAACGGTGATCGAGCGCACCGACGAGCGTGCGCACCTGCTCCCGCCGCTCCGTGGCGAGGCGCCTGAGACGGTGTGGATGAGTCACGCCGACGCGATCGTTGCCCCGCCCGAGGGCGCGCGGGTGGTCGCGAGCTCGGCCGGGGCACCGGTCGCGGCCTTCGAGGATCCCGCGAGGCGGCGCTTCGGTGTGCAGTGGCATCCCGAGGTCTCGCACACCCCAGGTGGCATGGAGCTCCTCGGACGGTTCCTGTTCGACGTGGTGGGGCTCGAGCCGCGCTGGACGAGTTTTTCGATCATCGAGCAGGCGATCGCAGAGGTCCGGAGCACGGTCGGCGATGGTCGGGCGATCTGTGCGCTCTCGGGTGGGGTGGATTCGACCGTGGCCGCGGCGCTCACCGCCGAGGCGATCGGCGACCGGCTCACCTGCGTCTTCGTCGACACGGGCCTCCTGCGCTCGGGCGAGGCGGAGCAGGTCGAACATCTGTTCCGTTCCCAGTTCGACATCGAGCTGATCGTGGTGGACGCGGCCGATCGCTTCTTCGACGCCTTGGCGGGCGTGACCGACCCCGAGGCCAAGCGCAAGATCATCGGCGAACTCTTCATCCGCATCTTCGAAGAAACGGCGGCCTCGAAGACCAACGCGACCCACCTCGTCCAGGGCACGCTCTATCCGGACATCGTCGAGTCCGGTAGCGATGGCTCGGCGACCATCAAGTCGCACCACAACGTCGGCGGCCTCCCGGACGACGTCGCGTTCACGATCGTCGAGCCACTGCGACGCCTGTTCAAGGACGAGGTCCGTCGCATCGGCGTCGAGCTCGGTATCCCCGAGTCGTTCGTGTGGCGCCAACCATTCCCCGGTCCGGGGATCGCGGTTCGAGTGCTCGGCGAGGTGACCGCAGAGCGGGTCGAGACGGTTCGCCGTGCGGATCGCATCGTCCAAGACGAGCTCGACGAGGCTGGGCTCTCGCGCTCGCTATGGCAGGCCTTCGCGGTCCTGGCCCCTGGGCTCCGGTCGGTCGGCGTCTCGGGGGACGCGCGTACCTACGACGCCCCGGTCATCGTGAGGGCGGTCGAGTCCGAGGACGCCATGACCGCAGATTGGGCACGGCTGCCATGGGAGGTGCTCGATCGCATCTCGCGGCGGATCGTCAACGAGGTCCCGGGCGTCAATCGCGTCGTCTATGACGTGACCTCCAAGCCGCCAGGCACCATCGAGTGGGAGTGA